A genomic region of Eucalyptus grandis isolate ANBG69807.140 chromosome 5, ASM1654582v1, whole genome shotgun sequence contains the following coding sequences:
- the LOC104444412 gene encoding scarecrow-like protein 6, whose protein sequence is MKATPLPFEELQRKGVVLDFSASSDSSPQHHHHHHHHHRQHHHRHHSLQQQQKWSSGETPRSKLGNFYVGSEKSSFLEIRRSPSPQPSSTLSSSLNSGGGGGGASTDTTGCAAAAGAAASGNNTPQGALAKCGMGVEDWEGVLPENSQEQSILRMIMGDIEDPSMGLSKLLQGTGGSQELEFSAGFGVLDPGFGFEPVTSTNLNIETSLHDSGSDFALGAQNLHGNNQHHNESLDEKPMIFNPQAIINHNQAQFPSNPSFFLPPGHPQMQDHHLLLPPPPKRLNPGSIEPNYSGPGTGLLDSGQDLFARRQQHQQLQLHPQQFQQRPVAAVMKQKMVNEDIVTQQLQQAIAEQLYKAVELIETGNSVLAQGILARLNHQLSPIGKPFHRAAFYVKEALQLLLHANSTNPPAFSPFSLIYKIGAFKSFSEISPVLQFANFTCNQAFLEALEGFERVHIISFDIGYGGQWASLMQELALRNGGAPSLKITAFASPTTHDEVELTLTQENLKHFANEINVALEFEVINIEALSSTPWPLPLNVPDGEAIAVNLPIGSFSAHPSFLPLALRFVKQLSPKIVMSLDRSCDRTDVPFPQQVVHALDCHSSLLESLDAVHVNLEVLQKIEKYFLQPGIEKIIMGRHRTPERTVPWRSLFLSSGFSPLTFSNFNESQAKYLLQRTAVRGFHVEKRQHSLVLCWQRKELVSASAWRC, encoded by the exons ATGAAGGCCACGCCCTTACCCTTTGAGGAGCTTCAAAGGAAAGGGGTGGTGCTAGATTTCTCTGCTTCGTCAGATTCGTCCCCGCagcaccatcaccaccaccaccaccaccaccgccagcaccaccaccgccaccacagCCTCCAGCAGCAGCAGAAGTGGTCGAGCGGCGAGACCCCAAGAAGCAAATTGGGGAATTTCTATGTGGGCAGCGAGAAATCATCATTTCTTGAAATCAGGAGAAGCCCCAGCCCTCAACCGTCCTCTACACTGTCTTCCTCTCTCAAcagcggcggcgggggaggtgGTGCCTCGACCGACACCACCGGCTGTGctgcggcggcgggggcggcggcctCGGGCAACAACACGCCTCAGGGTGCTCTAGCAAAATGTGGGATGGGAGTGGAGGACTGGGAAGGTGTCTTGCCTGAGAACAGTCAGGAGCAGTCGATTCTGAGGATGATAATGGGTGACATTGAGGACCCATCCATGGGACTGAGCAAGCTCTTGCAGGGCACCGGTGGGTCTCAGGAACTGGAATTCAGTGCGGGATTCGGGGTGCTGGATCCGGGGTTCGGCTTCGAGCCCGTGACCAGCACCAATTTGAACATTGAGACTTCTCTGCATGACTCGGGCTCTGATTTCGCTCTGGGTGCCCAAAATCTTCATGGCAACAAT CAACATCACAATGAATCtcttgatgaaaagcccatgaTTTTCAACCCCCAAGCGATTATTAACCACAACCAGGCACAGTTCCCCTCGAATCCTTCTTTTTTCCTGCCACCGGGACATCCTCAGATGCAGGATCATCACCTGCTGTTGCCGCCACCCCCGAAGAGGCTAAACCCTGGCTCCATCGAGCCGAATTATTCCGGCCCTGGGACTGGCTTGTTGGATTCTGGGCAGGACTTGTTCGCCCGGCGACAGCAGCATCAGCAGCTTCAATTGCATCCTCAACAATTTCAGCAGAGGCCAGTGGCAGCTGTGATGAAACAGAAGATGGTAAATGAAGACATCGTGACCCAACAGCTTCAGCAGGCGATAGCTGAACAGCTTTATAAGGCCGTGGAGCTGATAGAAACCGGGAACTCGGTACTCGCGCAAGGGATATTGGCGCGGCTCAATCACCAGCTCTCTCCTATAGGTAAGCCTTTTCATAGGGCTGCCTTTTATGTCAAGGAGGCTCTGCAGTTGCTCCTCCATGCTAATTCGACTAATCCTCCGGCCTTCTCGCCTTTTAGTCTCATTTACAAGATCGGCGCATTTAAGTCGTTCTCTGAGATCTCTCCTGTCCTTCAATTTGCAAACTTCACGTGTAACCAAGCCTTTCTTGAAGCATTGGAAGGATTTGAAAGAGTCCACATAATTAGTTTCGACATTGGTTATGGTGGGCAATGGGCTTCTCTGATGCAAGAACTCGCACTGCGGAATGGGGGTGCTCCCTCGCTCAAGATTACTGCTTTTGCATCTCCCACGACCCATGACGAGGTCGAGCTCACCCTCACCCAGGAAAACCTTAAGCACTTTGCCAATGAAATTAATGTTGCCTTAGAATTCGAAGTCATAAACATTGAGGCTTTAAGTTCAACACCTTGGCCACTGCCCCTCAATGTGCCAGATGGTGAGGCGATTGCTGTTAATCTTCCTATTGGCTCCTTCTCCGCTCATCCGTCGTTTTTACCGCTAGCACTTCGATTTGTGAAGCAACTCTCTCCCAAGATTGTGATGTCACTGGATAGAAGCTGCGACCGAACCGATGTCCCATTCCCACAGCAGGTAGTCCACGCCCTCGACTGTCATTCAAGCTTGCTTGAATCTCTTGATGCTGTGCATGTGAACTTAGAGGTATTGCAAAAGATTGAAAAGTACTTTCTTCAACCTGGCATCGAGAAAATCATAATGGGTCGACACCGGACACCAGAGAGAACTGTTCCTTGGAGGTCGCTGTTTTTGTCGTCTGGGTTCTCCCCATTGACATTTAGCAATTTCAACGAATCTCAAGCCAAGTATCTGCTGCAGCGGACTGCAGTTAGGGGTTTCCATGTGGAGAAGAGACAGCATTCTCTCGTGCTCTGTTGGCAGCGGAAAGAGCTGGTATCCGCCTCTGCTTGGAGATGCTGA